The Tissierellales bacterium genome includes the window ATAGCAATAGCCTAAATGATAGAAAATAACCTACTACAACAGCTGATTCTGTAAGATCTAGAAAATACCAACTTAAACTAAATAGATAGAACTGACTTCCTATATCCGATATGAATTTACCCCAAAATAGCTGACTATAGGCTTTGTTTTTAAATAATTTTGTTTTCAATAAATGTCACTCCTCGTTAGCTTTTTCTAAATTAAGCATACTTTTGTTAACACCATTTGTCAACTATTCTTAATATTTTATCACGCTTTTTGTAACACTCTCCCTGTACAAAAAAATCCGCCGATTTCTCGGCGAATCCTCTATTTAGCAAGTTCTAATTTGTCATACTCGTTACTATAATCCCTGCCTTGATTTTTGCAATGTTTTTTTACATAGGCTTCTGATATTTCTTCTGCACTTATATCATATCTCAAAAGTGTATCTGTGAAATACATCATTACATCACTCATTTCTTCAACAAAAGCTTCTCGCACATCTTCATCATTCATTATGGCATCGTCGCCTTTTTTCTTTATTATAGCTATGCATTCCCCTACTTCTTCTATCATCCATAGTATAAATTGTCTACCATATTCTGCCTCCATAGGCGACCATTTGTCCTTATTTAGTTCAAATAGTGCTTTTTGCATTTTCATCATTTCTGATATTTGTAAATCTTTCTCCATGAATACACCTCATCTTTCATTCTGGTAGTGTGAGCTACTACAGCGCTTTCACTAATTATTGAGTTCTTCTGTATTTCTGCTTACTACTATTCGGTTTATCTGGTAAAGTCATTTCAACTAGTCCTAATTCAATAGCTGGTTTCAAATAGTTCTTTCTGAATGTTGGAATATGACTCAGTTTTAAGCTATCCATAATTTCTTTTCTTGACATGGTATCTGAACCTAAGACTATTAATAATTGTTTTACTTGGTCGCTAACTTGGTCGGTATCTTGGTCGGTATCTTGGTCGGTATCAGTAATTTCTAACAATGTTTCATGTATCGCTTCCAACATAAATTCTATAAATAGACTAGATTCTCCACACTTATCACACTCACCTAGAACCCTATAGTATTCATCTTGTCTTTCTTTTATTATGGTTTCTATTGGAAGCCATCCAAAAATAAATTGCCAATTGTATAATAATAATGTTTGCCACATTCTCCCCATTCTTCCATTCCCATCTGCAAATGGGTGTATAAATTCAAATTCATAATGAAATACACAACTCTTTATTAACGGATGAACGTCCTTAGCTCTACTAAGCCAAAAAAATAAATCTTCTATCAATTTTGGCACAATCCCTGGTGGTGGTGCCATATGAACTATCCTTTCACCAGCAAAAACTCCAACTCCACCACTCCTAAAATGTCCAGCTTCTTCAGTTAAACCTCTCATCAAAATTCTATGAGCTAATAACATATCTTCTATAGATTCTGCATTAAACTCTGTCAATTTTTCATACGCTTCAAATGCATTTTTCACTTCCATTATCTCACGTTCTAATCCTAATACACGCTTTCCATCTATAATATCTGTAACTTGTTCTAGTGACAATGTATTATTTTCTATAGCTAAAGATGCTTGTATTGTTTTCACCCTGTTGTTTCTTCTCAACCTTGGGTTTGAATTTAAGTTTTCTTTTATTGCAATTTTAGTTGCTAATTCTGATATATCTGTACACAACGATACTATTTTGTTCGTAAGTTTATATGGTGGTTCATAATGTTCCAAACACTTCACCTCCTACACTCTTAATTATACCTCATATTTCACCCACTTACATCCTCGACTCTATCTCTTTTTTCTTAATTAGCAAATCATCGTACTGTGCATCTAATGCTTCCACATCGTCATCTGATGTTGGCATACAAAGCCTGCCTAGTATAGTTGTTATCTGATGTTTTACCCGCATCAATTCCTCCTGAAGTGAATCCTTTGTATCTGTTTTTTTGCTTCGTTTCATATATTCCTCATAAGTCCCAGTGAATGCATTTAGCTTTCTATTCTCTATCATCAATAGATTAGTAGCTATATTTTCTACAAACTTTCTATCATGAGATACAAATATCAAAC containing:
- a CDS encoding Fic family protein; this translates as MLLAHRILMRGLTEEAGHFRSGGVGVFAGERIVHMAPPPGIVPKLIEDLFFWLSRAKDVHPLIKSCVFHYEFEFIHPFADGNGRMGRMWQTLLLYNWQFIFGWLPIETIIKERQDEYYRVLGECDKCGESSLFIEFMLEAIHETLLEITDTDQDTDQDTDQVSDQVKQLLIVLGSDTMSRKEIMDSLKLSHIPTFRKNYLKPAIELGLVEMTLPDKPNSSKQKYRRTQ